A region of Massilia sp. KIM DNA encodes the following proteins:
- a CDS encoding PEP-CTERM sorting domain-containing protein (PEP-CTERM proteins occur, often in large numbers, in the proteomes of bacteria that also encode an exosortase, a predicted intramembrane cysteine proteinase. The presence of a PEP-CTERM domain at a protein's C-terminus predicts cleavage within the sorting domain, followed by covalent anchoring to some some component of the (usually Gram-negative) cell surface. Many PEP-CTERM proteins exhibit an unusual sequence composition that includes large numbers of potential glycosylation sites. Expression of one such protein has been shown restore the ability of a bacterium to form floc, a type of biofilm.) translates to MSARGCHFKLASPAHIFNIRVSNVKTLAHLTFMASALFSALTAARSAHAEGNFWDLGYGVTASGSSANGSVIGAYTENGSYFMWTAATGVTSIGGAWEGGRASVSADGTRISGSALGKDGLNHAGYYSVSTRQWNTLNGIGGNTGTSASSSWNISGDGKTVVGLGWVDGGVAHATASNAGGSLLDLGSLGGSSRANGVSYDGSIIAGWVEQPYGNWTGVYWQDGTMHNLVDDQGNPHQEATAVSADGRWIVGAGDFNQAWRYNTLTQKTEWLGDLDAMGDYQGATGISADGQIIVGYDRDLGPAGSAHGFIWIEGQGMLNFTDYIIGQGVDLGDRTLALPLGVSADGRTFYGMDSAGSGFVVTVSPVPEPATYALIAAGLGLLTLRRRVFRCAAIKQ, encoded by the coding sequence GTGAGCGCAAGAGGATGTCACTTTAAGCTGGCGAGCCCAGCACATATATTCAACATAAGGGTTTCAAACGTGAAAACTTTAGCTCATCTTACATTTATGGCTAGTGCGCTGTTCTCTGCATTGACCGCTGCACGTAGTGCTCATGCAGAAGGAAATTTCTGGGACCTTGGCTACGGTGTTACGGCCTCGGGTTCCTCTGCTAACGGTAGCGTGATCGGTGCTTATACCGAAAACGGATCGTACTTTATGTGGACTGCCGCGACCGGAGTGACCTCTATCGGCGGTGCATGGGAGGGCGGCAGAGCCAGTGTGTCGGCCGACGGCACACGAATATCAGGCTCTGCTCTAGGAAAGGATGGGCTGAATCACGCTGGTTATTATTCGGTTAGCACTCGTCAATGGAATACACTCAACGGAATCGGTGGTAATACAGGTACGTCAGCTAGCTCAAGCTGGAATATTTCCGGCGATGGGAAGACCGTCGTTGGATTAGGATGGGTTGACGGCGGCGTAGCTCATGCAACGGCGTCTAATGCGGGCGGCTCCCTGCTTGACCTCGGCTCGCTTGGTGGCTCCTCACGTGCCAATGGTGTGTCATACGACGGTAGCATAATCGCTGGCTGGGTAGAGCAGCCATATGGGAACTGGACTGGAGTTTACTGGCAAGACGGGACAATGCATAACTTGGTTGATGATCAAGGCAATCCTCATCAGGAGGCAACTGCAGTTTCCGCTGATGGTCGTTGGATCGTGGGTGCTGGTGACTTCAATCAAGCATGGCGCTACAACACTCTCACACAGAAAACAGAGTGGCTTGGTGATTTAGACGCCATGGGAGACTATCAAGGTGCTACAGGCATCTCGGCCGATGGTCAAATTATTGTTGGCTACGACCGAGATCTCGGCCCTGCTGGCTCAGCACACGGCTTCATCTGGATTGAAGGTCAAGGCATGCTTAACTTTACTGATTACATTATCGGGCAAGGAGTTGACCTGGGCGACCGTACACTTGCCCTGCCACTTGGCGTCTCGGCTGACGGGCGAACGTTCTATGGGATGGATAGTGCAGGTAGCGGCTTTGTCGTCACAGTGTCACCTGTCCCTGAACCAGCCACTTATGCCTTGATAGCTGCGGGACTTGGGCTGCTGACTTTACGTAGGCGCGTATTCCGTTGTGCAGCGATTAAGCAGTAA
- a CDS encoding helix-turn-helix domain-containing protein — translation MPARPKIINSTIGRRLRQARERAGLPQDRLGVLAGLEESSSSARMSRYEGGVHEPPMKFAEALAKVLGVPVAFFYCNDDRLAEIILAYSSVSEAKREALLLSARSLVA, via the coding sequence ATGCCTGCACGCCCCAAGATCATCAACTCAACTATTGGCCGCCGCCTTCGTCAAGCGCGTGAACGGGCGGGGCTGCCGCAGGACCGCTTAGGTGTACTTGCCGGACTCGAAGAATCGTCGAGTAGTGCTCGGATGAGCCGATACGAAGGCGGGGTACATGAACCACCGATGAAATTCGCTGAAGCGCTAGCAAAGGTCTTGGGCGTACCAGTGGCTTTCTTCTATTGCAACGATGATCGTCTCGCAGAGATTATTCTTGCGTATTCCAGTGTTTCCGAAGCGAAACGGGAAGCCCTCTTATTGTCTGCACGCAGTCTCGTGGCCTGA
- a CDS encoding ATP-binding protein: MAERRWRLWPQSLLGRLSLVMVAGLLLTQLAASMIWGMQLRSRSTTDLRVAAQYIGQGVASSIRFFRSLPPAHRGLLIQQFREMGGTRFYVGLNRAAVSVRPIPSEPLTIEALRALDTTLRAELPAGVRFRLDFARPEQLAMTPDGLSLADLPDTWVRHVLMLKPDPAPILVIQTELETGNWLYLATLMPNPYFLKGHDPLAMDRLLPQAMSLLAVLLLSILVVRSITRPLAALSDAAEAFGKEENAPALPESGSYEFVNTARAFGAMRERIARYIADRDRLFISISHDLRTPITRLKLRAELLDDEALRSDFEEDLDELDMMVKGALQCVKDSDIHENPTAIRLDGLLQRMVKSASLAGQVVVYEGCGLTVHGKPLALKRAIGNLLDNALHYGERAYIGVRRQGEWIEIVVRDNGPGVPQDAVASLFEPYVRLDHGRASNDGGLGLGLGIARSIIEAHRGELILANHPEGGLAATIKLHAVPASP, translated from the coding sequence ATGGCTGAGCGACGCTGGCGCCTGTGGCCGCAGTCGCTCCTGGGACGCTTGTCCCTCGTGATGGTGGCCGGCCTGCTGCTGACACAGCTCGCGGCCAGCATGATCTGGGGCATGCAGTTGCGCAGTCGTTCAACTACGGACTTGCGAGTGGCGGCGCAATATATCGGCCAGGGCGTGGCCAGTTCGATCCGTTTCTTTCGCAGCTTGCCGCCGGCACATCGCGGGTTGTTAATCCAGCAGTTCCGCGAGATGGGCGGTACACGTTTTTACGTAGGCCTGAATCGCGCCGCAGTCTCGGTGCGGCCCATTCCATCCGAGCCGCTTACGATCGAGGCGCTGAGGGCGCTCGACACGACTTTGCGCGCCGAGCTACCGGCGGGGGTACGATTTCGCCTGGACTTTGCCCGGCCCGAGCAACTAGCTATGACACCTGACGGACTAAGCCTAGCCGACCTCCCCGATACCTGGGTCCGGCATGTCCTCATGCTGAAGCCCGACCCGGCACCGATTCTAGTGATCCAAACCGAACTAGAAACAGGCAACTGGCTTTATCTGGCAACCTTGATGCCCAACCCCTACTTCCTGAAAGGCCACGATCCGCTGGCGATGGACCGGCTGCTGCCTCAAGCCATGTCGCTGCTCGCCGTGCTGTTGCTGTCGATCCTGGTGGTGCGTTCGATTACCCGTCCGCTCGCCGCCCTGTCCGACGCAGCCGAAGCGTTCGGCAAGGAGGAAAATGCGCCTGCGCTTCCCGAATCTGGAAGCTACGAATTCGTGAATACCGCCCGCGCATTCGGCGCAATGCGCGAGCGGATCGCGCGCTACATTGCCGATCGCGACCGCCTGTTTATTTCAATCTCGCACGACCTGCGCACGCCCATTACACGACTCAAGCTACGTGCCGAACTCCTGGACGACGAAGCGTTGCGCAGCGATTTCGAGGAAGATCTTGACGAACTGGACATGATGGTTAAGGGAGCGCTGCAGTGCGTCAAGGATAGCGATATCCACGAAAATCCGACGGCGATCCGGCTCGACGGGTTGTTGCAGCGCATGGTTAAAAGCGCTAGCTTGGCCGGTCAAGTTGTCGTGTACGAGGGCTGCGGCCTGACCGTGCATGGCAAGCCGCTCGCCCTCAAGCGCGCCATCGGCAATCTCCTCGATAACGCTCTCCACTACGGTGAACGGGCTTACATTGGAGTGCGTCGGCAGGGCGAATGGATCGAGATCGTAGTGCGCGACAATGGGCCAGGCGTGCCGCAGGATGCGGTAGCCAGCCTGTTCGAGCCGTACGTTCGCCTCGATCACGGCCGTGCCAGCAACGACGGGGGGCTTGGTCTGGGCCTCGGGATCGCGCGTAGCATCATTGAGGCGCATCGCGGTGAATTAATACTCGCTAATCATCCAGAAGGTGGACTAGCGGCTACGATCAAATTGCACGCTGTCCCAGCGTCTCCTTAA
- a CDS encoding ABC transporter substrate-binding protein, producing the protein MAGVCEHAVRGRCGARLSRFLGGALLTVSLAAAAAGLSAPAEPLQVLHWWTSESERRAADLLAARLARGGVGWIDAAVPGGAGLGAGKVLKSRVLAGSAPDATQIIGVSISEWAGMGLLLDLESVAVAGNWDRVMFPTVRTLVRGRSGNTVAVPLGIHRINTVLYNRKLFSRLGLTPPTSWTALEKVAPVLRAAGVAPFVQSSEDWQVAALFENLVLSSGGPEFYHELFVRQSARAAADARLFTALLRLRQMKAWMAPVRDQPWTEVARRFANGEGAMLVMGDWAKAELNGPGFRVDADFACLPMPGTGPLHLYSVDTLAMFAKGPAPRVAAQEMFARTVMSAEVQQDYNLAKGSVPVRRDADTGVMDSCARASWTAFARGQSAQVPSLVHRMATGEENRDVIIAEVRRYFADDSVSAADVQKRLSTLFRTLNLRLDAHLPR; encoded by the coding sequence ATGGCAGGCGTTTGCGAGCATGCAGTGAGAGGAAGGTGCGGCGCGCGCCTGAGTCGCTTCCTAGGAGGGGCGCTGCTGACTGTCAGCCTCGCAGCCGCAGCAGCCGGACTGTCCGCGCCTGCGGAGCCGCTGCAGGTCCTGCATTGGTGGACTTCCGAGAGCGAACGACGGGCTGCCGACCTGCTGGCGGCTCGCCTGGCGCGCGGGGGCGTCGGCTGGATCGACGCGGCCGTTCCGGGAGGGGCCGGCCTGGGCGCCGGCAAGGTCCTCAAGAGCCGTGTGCTCGCCGGCAGCGCGCCGGACGCCACCCAGATCATCGGTGTCTCGATCAGCGAATGGGCGGGCATGGGCCTGCTTCTTGACCTGGAGTCGGTTGCCGTCGCCGGAAACTGGGACAGGGTCATGTTCCCGACAGTGCGCACATTGGTGCGCGGCCGCAGCGGCAACACGGTCGCCGTCCCGTTAGGTATCCATCGAATCAACACCGTTCTTTACAACCGCAAGCTGTTCTCGCGTCTGGGACTCACGCCACCGACCAGCTGGACCGCCCTCGAGAAGGTGGCGCCCGTGCTGCGCGCGGCTGGCGTCGCGCCCTTCGTCCAGAGCAGCGAAGACTGGCAGGTGGCAGCCCTGTTCGAGAACCTGGTGCTGTCGTCCGGCGGCCCGGAGTTCTATCACGAGCTGTTCGTACGCCAGAGCGCGCGTGCCGCGGCCGATGCGCGGCTGTTCACGGCGCTGCTGCGGCTGCGCCAAATGAAGGCCTGGATGGCGCCGGTGCGCGACCAGCCCTGGACCGAGGTGGCCCGCCGTTTCGCCAACGGCGAAGGCGCCATGCTGGTGATGGGGGACTGGGCCAAGGCCGAGCTGAACGGACCGGGTTTTCGGGTGGACGCGGATTTCGCCTGCCTGCCCATGCCTGGCACCGGCCCGCTCCACCTGTACAGCGTGGATACCTTGGCCATGTTCGCCAAGGGGCCGGCGCCGCGGGTCGCGGCCCAGGAGATGTTCGCGCGTACCGTGATGAGCGCCGAGGTGCAGCAGGACTACAACCTTGCCAAGGGTTCGGTGCCGGTGCGCCGCGACGCCGATACCGGCGTAATGGACAGCTGCGCGCGCGCATCCTGGACGGCGTTCGCGCGCGGCCAGTCCGCGCAGGTCCCGAGCCTAGTGCACCGGATGGCGACCGGCGAGGAGAACCGGGACGTGATCATCGCCGAGGTCCGGCGCTACTTCGCGGACGACAGCGTCTCCGCCGCCGATGTCCAGAAACGCCTCTCCACCCTGTTTCGCACCCTCAATTTGCGCCTCGATGCGCACCTGCCACGATAA
- a CDS encoding PEP-CTERM sorting domain-containing protein has protein sequence MQAIDGVGGTGINASLGQQRPALHTQINNFGISFANSSNHAFIGDYGKVRSVTLSIDVLAISIKAFGQEVPSKMVLELRDYDNTPSGVPYTSVWYDLGTIDFMQGWKTLSVSIADTKAHNLPAGWGGFGSPDDIAGPSLPEGRSFADVLSSVDELAFSTIMPGFQYQFHDFDVAIDNISIVTEVPEPQVQTLMFFGTLIIAWVLKRKSKTLTRSKVFIPYRAQ, from the coding sequence ATGCAAGCCATTGATGGAGTTGGGGGCACGGGAATTAATGCAAGCCTAGGCCAACAACGTCCTGCGCTTCACACCCAGATCAATAACTTTGGCATTAGTTTTGCCAACAGCAGCAATCACGCATTTATAGGCGATTATGGGAAAGTAAGAAGTGTTACGCTAAGTATAGATGTCCTGGCAATATCCATTAAAGCATTCGGACAAGAAGTGCCAAGCAAGATGGTTCTGGAATTAAGGGATTATGACAATACACCGTCTGGAGTTCCCTACACTAGCGTCTGGTACGATCTCGGAACAATCGACTTTATGCAGGGTTGGAAGACATTATCCGTCTCAATTGCAGACACGAAGGCGCACAATCTTCCAGCTGGCTGGGGAGGTTTTGGATCTCCAGATGATATTGCTGGCCCTAGTCTTCCAGAAGGTCGCAGTTTTGCAGACGTGTTGTCAAGTGTGGATGAGCTAGCATTCTCAACAATAATGCCAGGCTTTCAGTATCAATTTCATGATTTTGACGTAGCGATCGATAACATTTCGATTGTCACGGAAGTCCCTGAGCCGCAAGTTCAAACATTGATGTTTTTTGGCACGCTAATCATTGCGTGGGTATTGAAAAGAAAATCAAAAACGCTAACGCGATCGAAAGTATTTATCCCCTATCGCGCACAGTGA
- a CDS encoding TonB-dependent receptor, producing the protein MNQHPPRKKRLTQLVALAGAVASHVAWSQTAIADPTEAASIQQVEVKGLRATQKRNLAEKRDALNIVDTVSAEDVGKFPDKNVADALQRVPGISVDRTWGEGRDIFVRGTDKNLNMTQLNGQNVASAYWWKNDAQSRGFNYDILPSELVGSLDVYKSPSPDLDEGSIGGLVIVKTRKPLQFKDALTAQVSAEATYSELPEKTDPQWSGLLNWHNEARTAGVLLALSHQKRTMRRDGLENFTDSTKYTVIDENGRATPNVYASWGGGTPIFRQDRERKTVNLTLQLRPTANSDVSLNYLHSDMDMDNNNQNYLWQIGGLVEPNNVLRISRPRFITTSDGTQSVVGGTVGPVNGVSFEPIYREAYVKSRVLDLEGNLDGDGWRLHVQAGTTSAAGGSEHDRNFWFTGNTRATINLAPDTYEVQYLDMNPLDPSKLTLQGARDWIRRMDSKEDYAQGDLEFFLDRAFIKSVKFGLKFRDGEVSNRRIIGTAGPGSPGWQSFSLADLSTGPSPQISQKAATAGSLTQFAWVNDALAASKGFAMYDKAMTYAEALGEYYRIKERISAAYVKANFATGPWRGDFGVRLVRTRQTSQANQDLNGRGAYAPVSIGRSYTDALPSLNAVYELRKDLLLRGAVSRVMARNTYSDLSASTEVSGTTNAATAGNPLLKPFHANQWELGAEWYFSDASLLSATAFGKHLDTFIYTSTAIENVAGVQRPVTRPQNADNGATVNGVELQWQQAFGNGLGSIVNYTFTDAKTGALANGRKLNVVGNSRNQLNASVYYERAGFSARLSYNYRSKSYGGLNQGGQDVTSAYGQWDASASWDLTPQLALYANAVNLNNELIRTNTTDGLPVGVYENGARYSLGLRAKF; encoded by the coding sequence ATGAACCAGCATCCACCACGCAAGAAGCGCCTTACCCAACTCGTCGCACTGGCAGGTGCCGTAGCCAGCCACGTTGCGTGGAGCCAGACCGCAATCGCCGATCCCACCGAGGCGGCGAGCATCCAGCAAGTGGAGGTCAAAGGCTTGCGCGCAACTCAGAAGCGTAACCTTGCCGAGAAGCGCGATGCCTTAAACATCGTCGACACGGTGAGTGCGGAAGACGTTGGTAAGTTTCCCGACAAGAACGTCGCGGACGCCCTCCAGCGGGTCCCAGGCATCTCCGTCGACCGGACCTGGGGAGAGGGGCGCGACATTTTCGTGCGCGGTACCGACAAGAACTTGAATATGACCCAGCTGAACGGCCAGAACGTAGCCTCGGCCTATTGGTGGAAGAACGACGCGCAGAGCCGCGGCTTCAACTATGACATCCTGCCGTCCGAACTGGTCGGCAGCCTCGATGTCTACAAAAGCCCTTCGCCCGACCTCGACGAGGGCAGCATCGGCGGCCTGGTAATCGTCAAGACCCGCAAGCCCCTGCAATTCAAGGATGCGCTGACGGCACAGGTATCGGCGGAAGCAACCTACAGCGAACTGCCGGAAAAGACCGATCCCCAGTGGTCCGGCCTGCTCAACTGGCACAACGAAGCCCGCACCGCCGGCGTCCTGCTGGCGCTGAGCCACCAGAAGCGCACCATGCGCCGTGATGGTTTGGAAAACTTTACCGACTCTACCAAGTACACCGTCATCGACGAGAACGGCCGCGCCACCCCGAATGTGTACGCCTCCTGGGGCGGCGGCACGCCGATTTTCCGCCAGGACCGCGAACGCAAGACCGTCAACCTAACGCTGCAGTTGCGTCCTACGGCGAACTCCGACGTGTCCCTGAACTACCTGCATTCGGACATGGACATGGACAACAACAACCAGAATTACCTGTGGCAGATCGGCGGCCTGGTCGAGCCGAACAATGTGCTGAGAATCAGCCGACCGCGCTTCATCACGACCTCGGACGGCACCCAGTCGGTGGTGGGTGGCACCGTGGGTCCGGTCAACGGGGTGTCTTTCGAGCCGATCTACCGCGAAGCCTATGTCAAGTCGCGGGTGCTCGACCTTGAGGGCAACCTCGACGGAGACGGCTGGCGCCTGCATGTACAGGCTGGTACGACCTCGGCTGCTGGCGGCAGCGAGCACGACCGCAATTTCTGGTTCACGGGCAATACTCGGGCTACCATTAACCTGGCCCCGGATACCTATGAAGTCCAGTATCTCGACATGAATCCGCTCGACCCGAGCAAACTGACCCTGCAGGGCGCCCGCGACTGGATCCGGCGCATGGACAGCAAGGAAGACTATGCCCAGGGAGACCTCGAGTTCTTTCTGGACCGCGCCTTCATCAAGTCGGTCAAGTTCGGCCTGAAGTTCCGCGACGGCGAAGTAAGCAATCGCCGCATCATCGGCACCGCCGGGCCGGGTAGCCCCGGCTGGCAATCCTTCAGCCTTGCCGACCTGTCCACCGGGCCTTCGCCACAGATCAGCCAAAAGGCGGCGACCGCCGGCTCGCTGACCCAGTTTGCATGGGTCAACGATGCGCTGGCCGCCAGTAAAGGTTTCGCCATGTACGACAAGGCCATGACCTATGCCGAGGCCCTGGGTGAATACTACCGGATCAAGGAACGCATCTCGGCCGCCTACGTGAAGGCGAATTTCGCCACAGGCCCCTGGCGCGGCGACTTCGGCGTACGCCTGGTGCGTACCCGCCAGACCTCGCAGGCCAACCAGGACCTGAACGGCCGCGGCGCCTACGCGCCGGTGAGCATCGGCCGCAGCTACACCGACGCCCTGCCCAGCCTGAATGCAGTCTATGAGCTGCGCAAGGACTTGCTGCTGCGCGGCGCCGTCTCTCGCGTCATGGCGCGCAACACCTACAGCGACCTCTCCGCCAGTACCGAGGTCAGCGGCACCACCAACGCCGCCACGGCCGGCAATCCGCTGCTCAAGCCTTTCCACGCCAACCAGTGGGAGCTGGGCGCGGAGTGGTACTTCTCGGACGCCTCGCTTCTTTCGGCCACGGCCTTCGGCAAGCACCTCGACACCTTCATCTATACCTCGACCGCGATCGAGAACGTGGCCGGCGTGCAGCGCCCCGTCACCCGGCCACAGAACGCCGACAACGGCGCGACCGTCAACGGCGTCGAGCTTCAGTGGCAGCAGGCTTTCGGCAACGGCCTAGGCTCGATCGTCAACTACACGTTCACCGACGCCAAGACCGGAGCGCTGGCCAATGGACGCAAGCTCAACGTGGTGGGCAACTCGCGCAACCAGCTCAATGCCAGCGTGTACTACGAGCGCGCCGGCTTCTCGGCGCGTCTTTCCTACAACTACCGCTCCAAATCGTATGGCGGACTGAACCAGGGCGGCCAGGACGTCACCAGCGCCTACGGGCAATGGGACGCCAGCGCAAGCTGGGACCTCACGCCCCAACTGGCCCTGTATGCCAACGCCGTCAACCTGAACAATGAGCTGATCCGCACCAACACCACGGACGGCCTGCCGGTCGGTGTGTACGAGAACGGCGCCCGCTACAGCCTGGGCCTGCGCGCGAAGTTCTGA
- a CDS encoding response regulator, with protein MNRKILIVDDDQKTRTLLKTYLEKSQYQVLLSHNGESFLVALNTYEAQLSLVILDVMLPDTDGFALCRTVRRRSNVPIIMLTASSDETDRVVGLELGADDYIAKPYSPRELLARIKAILRRTGAEPDAAPRYYSFNGFVLDTVERRVTDPDGAPVSLTGLDFQLLRYFVEHPGDILDRGILCEETRGRDAGPFDRSLDVQISRLRLRLKDDGKQPALIKTVRGVGYVFASEVSVAHG; from the coding sequence ATGAACCGCAAAATCCTCATCGTCGACGACGACCAGAAGACCCGCACCCTGCTCAAGACCTACCTCGAGAAGAGCCAGTACCAGGTGCTGCTGTCGCACAATGGAGAAAGCTTCCTGGTCGCCCTCAACACCTACGAAGCTCAGCTCTCGCTCGTGATCCTGGATGTGATGCTCCCCGATACCGACGGCTTCGCGCTGTGCAGGACAGTGCGGCGCCGCTCCAATGTCCCGATCATCATGCTCACCGCGAGCTCCGACGAAACCGACCGCGTGGTCGGCCTCGAGCTGGGCGCGGACGACTACATCGCCAAGCCCTACAGCCCGCGCGAGCTGCTCGCCCGTATCAAGGCCATCCTGCGCCGCACCGGCGCCGAGCCCGACGCGGCGCCACGCTACTACAGCTTCAATGGGTTCGTCCTCGACACGGTCGAGCGAAGAGTGACGGACCCTGATGGCGCGCCGGTTTCTCTTACCGGACTTGACTTCCAACTGCTGAGATACTTCGTCGAGCACCCAGGTGACATCCTCGACCGTGGAATACTGTGCGAAGAGACTCGCGGGCGTGACGCCGGCCCGTTCGACCGCTCGCTTGACGTCCAGATCAGCCGCTTGCGCCTGCGCCTAAAGGACGATGGCAAGCAGCCTGCCCTGATTAAAACGGTGCGCGGCGTCGGCTATGTATTCGCTTCCGAGGTCAGTGTCGCGCATGGCTGA
- a CDS encoding sugar MFS transporter has protein sequence MITDNPPHILAPATSTRQVTLAMGVVALLFFVLGCATWINGSLIPFLKIACDLNNFQALWVTFAFYIAYTVMALPAAAVLRRTGYRRAMGLGLAIMGGGALLFVPAARSGEYGLFLLALFTLASGMTLMQTAINPYLVCIGPRDSAATRISIMGLFNKGAGVLVPLMFTSLVLTGMDAYSDDVFKATDAAGRAALRAELSQRLATPYAMMAGALVLMALLVAALPIPEIPPDRREGERSSRFDVLRHPQLVLGAAALFVYVGVEVIAGDTIGLYGQHLGLPGYASLTSLTMAFMVVGYLAGIAAIPRYISQSRALQVSAALGILFSLVVTLAPAGSTVIAEALLGWSPIRHVPDSVLCLALLGLANALVWPAIWPLALADLGSDTANGAALLIMGIAGGALLPMAYGALSDHSSPQAAYWLLLPCYAWILFYALKGQALRRWP, from the coding sequence ATGATCACCGATAATCCGCCACACATCCTGGCGCCGGCGACCAGCACGCGCCAGGTAACGCTGGCAATGGGCGTCGTCGCCCTGCTCTTCTTTGTCCTCGGCTGCGCCACCTGGATCAACGGTTCACTGATACCTTTCCTGAAAATCGCCTGCGACCTCAACAACTTCCAGGCGCTCTGGGTCACATTCGCCTTTTACATCGCCTATACGGTTATGGCCCTGCCGGCTGCCGCCGTCCTGCGCCGCACGGGTTACCGGCGCGCAATGGGGCTCGGCCTAGCGATCATGGGCGGTGGCGCCCTGCTGTTCGTCCCGGCTGCACGCAGCGGCGAATACGGGCTGTTCCTGCTTGCCCTGTTCACCCTGGCCTCCGGCATGACTCTGATGCAAACGGCGATCAATCCCTATCTCGTGTGCATAGGACCGCGCGACAGCGCGGCCACCCGTATCAGCATCATGGGACTGTTCAACAAAGGCGCGGGAGTGCTGGTACCGCTCATGTTCACCAGCCTGGTCCTGACCGGGATGGACGCTTACTCGGACGATGTCTTCAAGGCCACCGACGCCGCCGGCCGTGCCGCGCTTCGCGCGGAGCTGTCGCAACGGCTGGCAACGCCGTATGCCATGATGGCCGGGGCACTGGTGCTGATGGCCTTGCTGGTGGCGGCCTTGCCGATTCCCGAAATCCCACCCGACCGCCGCGAGGGCGAGCGCAGCAGCCGCTTCGATGTGCTGCGCCACCCTCAGCTCGTACTAGGGGCTGCCGCCCTGTTTGTCTACGTCGGCGTGGAAGTGATCGCGGGCGATACCATCGGGTTATACGGCCAGCACCTCGGGCTGCCAGGATACGCATCACTTACCTCACTAACCATGGCCTTCATGGTTGTAGGTTATCTGGCTGGAATAGCCGCCATTCCGCGCTACATCTCGCAGTCACGCGCGCTGCAGGTGTCGGCAGCACTCGGCATCCTATTCAGCCTCGTCGTTACCCTTGCTCCTGCGGGCAGTACGGTCATAGCGGAAGCACTGCTCGGCTGGTCGCCGATTCGCCACGTCCCAGATTCCGTCCTTTGTCTCGCCCTGTTGGGATTAGCCAATGCCCTGGTTTGGCCCGCGATCTGGCCGCTAGCGCTGGCGGATCTCGGATCCGACACCGCGAACGGCGCAGCACTACTGATCATGGGCATTGCCGGCGGAGCGCTCCTGCCCATGGCCTACGGTGCGCTATCAGACCATAGCAGCCCACAAGCTGCATACTGGCTGCTCCTGCCATGCTATGCATGGATCCTGTTCTACGCACTTAAGGGTCAGGCGCTGCGCCGCTGGCCTTAG